The Lactobacillus sp. ESL0680 DNA segment CGTGAAGGCTACAACATGCGTCACATCTTTGGCAGCTCAACTATTAAGGATGCCCATTATAACAACCCACGCGCATGGTTTGTTCACAACTACTTTGATCCTGAATTTGGCGGCAAGCCAAGCGACCAAGACCAACCATTCATCTGTCATGCTAACCGCAAGATTAGTATCGAAGATATTGAATGGGTTGAAAGTTCTCACTACCAAGATACACCTTACGACCCTTATGGTACTGGAACAGATGCCGAAAAGAAAACTTTCCGGTCAATCGCACTTAACCGTAACTTTGAAACCCATATTTTGCAAGTAAGAAATGATGTTCCTGCAGAAATTGCCGGCGTCCAATGGCTTGCCTTTGGACCAAACAGCTTCAACTGCATGGTGCCATTCTACACTAACATTTCAACCACTCCTGCTAGCTACCAAACTGGTGCTAAGTTCGACTTAAACAAGATCTTCTGGTTGAATAAGTTAACGGCACAACTCGGCGATACTAACTTTAAAGTTTACGGCGAATTGGAAACTGACTTTGAACAAAAATCACAGTCTGAATGTCACATGATCCAACATGAAACTGACAAGAAGGCCAAAGATTTATCCGGTCAAGAATTAACTGATTTATTAGATCAAGCTAACCAAAAGATGGCTGACCAAGTGTACAACAACACGATTGAACTCCTTGGCAACATGGTTGACGAGGGTCACAGTCTAATGACTTTGAAGTATGACTTACTTGACTAATTATTTAACAATTTAACAGGCAGCAGAGTAATTACTCTGCTGTTTTTTTGAACAAAAAAGCTTGAAGCAAATTGCTTCAAGCTCTTTTGATTAACTTATTTTTCTGGTACATCTTGAATGGTGACATCAGCACCAAGCAAGCGAAGTTTTTCCTGAACACGGTCATAACCACGTAAGATATTGCCCGCATTATTAATAACGGTCGTTCCGTCAGCCATCAAGCCAGCAATCATCAGGCAAGCGCCGGCGCGAATTTCGCCAGCGGCTACTGTTGCCCCATGCAGCTGCTTAGTTGGATAAACTAAAATAATATCATCCTCGGCTTTAATATCTGCACCCATCTTGCGCAATTGCTCGATGTGACCAATCCGTTTAGGATAAATGCGGTCGATAATGACACCCTCACCATTTTTAGCTGTTAATAAGAGCGGCGTTACCGGCTGCTGCAAATCTGTTGCAAATCCCGGATAAGCTGCCGTCTTAATCTGCGTCATTCTGAGTTCGCCAGCTGGATAAACAAACAGTGAATCTTCATCTGCATCGATGACTACGCCCATTTCTTCAACCTTAGCCAGGTATGAATCAAGGTGTTCTTCAATAATATTATGAATACGAATACCATTACCCATACAACCGGCTAATGATATATAAGTACCAGCCTCAATTCGATCGGGAATAATTGTGTGCGGCGTTTGCGCACGCAATTGCTCTACTCCTTCAATCCGAATTGTATCAGTCCCAGCACCGCGAATAATGGCCCCCATATTATTGAGAAAAGTTGCTAAATCAATAATTTCTGGTTCTTTAGCAGCATTATCAATTACTGTTTGACCATGCGCAGTTACGCTAGCCATAATAATATTCATCGTTGCCCCTACTGAAGGCATCTTCAGGTGAATTGTCGCACCATGAAGTCCATCTTCGGGAGATTTAATTGTTATTTGATCGTTTTCATTTTTTACACATGCGCCTAAGGCTTCAAAGCCCTTAATATGCTGGTCGATGGGACGCGGCCCAATATCATCCCCACCGGGAAAGCCCACAACAGCCTTACCAAAACGGCCAAGCAACGCGCCCATAAAATAATATGAGGCGCGCAAGCTTTTGATTTTACCGCTTGGTAATGGGCTCATCTTAATGTTTACTGGGTTAATGTGCAATGTTGTTTCGTTAAAATCACTCTCAACATCCATTTCACTCAATAAATCCATTAAGTTGTCAACGTCAGCAATCCTTGGAACACCTTCCAAAGTTACTGGAGTACGCGACAAAATCGATGCTGGAATCAGTGCGACAGTTGAGTTTTTAGCGCCACCAATCCAGACATCACCCTGCAGGGGCTTTCCACCATGAATTATCATTTGCTTCATTGGCGAAAAAATCCTTTTCTATTTTCGATTAATCATAATAATGTTAAAGGAATTTTACAGAAAAAACAAGAGAAGACCTCTGTCTTCTCTGTTCAAAAATCAGATTTTTGTATTATTCAAACCGATTAAAATTTTTCTGCTGGCAAACCACTGGCAGCACCAATGAATGCTTGGTAAAGTCCTTCTGGTCTTTGTGGTCTACTCAAAAATTCTGGGTGGTATTGAGCAGCAACAAAGAACTTGTTCTTAGTAATTTCAACAACTTCAACCAAATGATTATCAGGTGAAACACCAGCAATCGTCATACCGGCCTTTTCAAAGGCATCACGATATTCGTTGTTAAATTCGTAACGATGCCGGTGACGTTCTTGGATGACATCTTGATTGTCGTAAGCAGCAGCGGTCTTAGTACCCTTCTTCAAGGCAGCTGGATACAGACCTAAACGCAATGTTCCACCAATGTTTTCTTCATCGCGCTTGTCAGCCATAATGTCAATCACGTTATGCTTGCCGTCAGGAGTTACTTCACCAGTATTAGCGTCCTTAATTCCTAAAACATTGCGGGCAAACTCAATTGTGGTTAATTGCATTCCTAGACAAACACCAAGGAATGGGATGTCATTTTCACGAGCATACTTAATTGCCGTAATCATTCCTTCATAACCACGGCTGCCGAAGCCACCAGGAACAATTAAACCATCTGAATCTTTCATGAAGTCAGCAATGTTATCTTCAGTTACATCTTCAGCTTGAACCTTGTCAACTTCAATCTTAGTGTTGTACAGGTAACCAGCATGTTGCAAAGCATCAGTAACTGAAATATAAGCATCTTCAAGTTCAACGTACTTACCAACCAATGTAATCTTAGTTGTGTACTTCAAATTCTTAGCACGTTCGTCGAGCTTCTTCCATTCTTCCATATCAGCTTCTTGCTTTGGGCTGTCTAAATGTAAGAAGTCACAAACCTTTTGGTCCATGCCTTGCTTTTGGAAATCAAGCGGCAAATCAAATAATGAAGGTGCATTAATTGATTCGATAATCCGGTCAACTGGAACATCAGTAAAGTTGGAAATTTTGTCCTTGTGTTCTTGGTCAATTGGCATTTCAGCACGTAAAACCAACATGTTAGGTTGAATCCCAATACTGCGCAATTCAGCTACTGAATGTTGAGTTGGCTTAGTCTTCATTTCCTTAGCAGCATGTAAGTATGGTACTAATGTACAGTGAATGTACATGACATTGTCTTCGCCAACCTCACGACGCATTTGACGAATTGCTTCCATGAATGGTGTTGACTCAATATCGCCAACTGTACCACCGATTTCGGAAATAACAACGTCAGAATCAGTTGTAATTCCGGCACGCATAATCTTTTCCTTAATCATGTCAGTAATATGTGGAATTACTTGAACTGTTGCACCATGGTAGTCACCACGACGTTCTTTCTCCAAAACTTCCTTGTAGATCTTACCAGTTGTAACGTTGGAATACTTGCTAGTGCGCACATCTACAATTCGTTCGTAGTGGCCTAAGTCAAGGTCGGCTTCTGTACCATCATCGGTAACAAAAACCTCACCGTGTTGATATGGGTTCATTGTTCCCGGGTCAATATTGATGTAGGGATCGAATTTTTGCATGGTTACTTTCAAACCACGGTTCTTAAGCAGACGTCCGAGACTTGAAGCGGTTATTCCTTTACCAAGGGATGAAACAACGCCACCAGTAACGAAGATATATTTTGTCATTAGCCAAACTCCTTCTTAAATAATATCCAGAAAAATAATTAATAAATAAAAAAGCTCCCAACAAAGGGAGCATAAACGCACATAAGGTGCCCAAATAAAATACTATCTATTTTGACCAGAGAAGTCAAGAAAATTATTCTTCTTCCTCGTCTTCATCTTCATCATCGTCAAGTTCTGACAATTGACCTTCAATGCCATCTGGCAATTCTTCTTCCTCGTCATCAGTTGTGGTGCCGAAGTCTTCGTCGTCATCACCAAAGTCGTCAGTATCATCAGCGGCAGTGGCATCTAAGTCTTCGTCTTCTGGATCATCGTTATCGTAGTCAATAATATCATCGCTACCAGTTGCGCTAGCCAGGAAGGCGTTAACCTTTTTATGGTGTGAACGAGTATCTTCCTCGTCCTCATCTTCTGGGTGGTTAACCTCTTCATCAACAGATTCGTATGGGAACCATGATCTTAATGCCCAAACATTCTCACCCATTGAGATGAATTCACCATTAGTGTTCATATCCGTATAAAATTGCGGCAGGCGTTCGCGAATTTCTTCGTCACTTTCACCTAAGAATTTTTGTACGGCATTTACTATATCGGCAAAAGCCATTCTCTTATTATTATCTTCTAAAATTGCGCGAGCAACTTCAATCATTGATAGTTCGTTACGATTTTTGTCTTTAAAGTCGTTTAATCCCACAATTGCATTCCTCTCTTTTACCAATCTTTATTATTTTACTAGGCGTTTAAGTAAAAATCAACGTGACAGTATAATTACCTACTAAGTATAGACCACTAAAGAGGTCATATTCAATTCGAAGTTCTTGGGAACCATCATTTTTAGAGAAAAATTTAATTTGGTTGGTGGTACTGGTTAAGTCCATCTGGTAACCCGCGGCAACATACCGACAGGCTTGCTGCTCGCCCAAGCGAAAATGCAGCTGCGAATAATTCTGCTCGTCAGGTTGCCGGCGGATAATTACGTCCCCAGTCTTAATCAAGATTTTAACCGGAATCTTGTCATCTTCAAGATAAGAGACTCGGGTAATTGCACCATCTTGCCTCAGTTCACCCACTGCTTTTTTAGTAAATGATTCTGTCTCCTGCTCCTGCCTAATTGTACTTGTAAATGTCACCGCTACTTTAGCCATCCTGCTAAAACCCCATCTATTCTTAAAACATCGCCTAATTTTTGCTATAATTTAGTCAGTTAAAACTATTCTAAACGATATTTACCCAAAAATTAATAGTCAAGCTTGAGGAATTTTGTGATGGCAGAATTTAGTAGTAAAAAATTAGCCAAAGAAGTGGTACTGCGTGACCCCGTCCACGGTTATATCCACATTGAAGACCAGGTTATTCTTGACCTGTTAAAAACCAAAGAATTTCAGCGCATGCGGCGAATTAAGCAGCTGGGACCAATAGCCTTTGTCTTCCCGGGAGCAACTCATACTCGTTTTGAACACAATTTAGGCGTTTATGAATTAACCAGACGAATTTGTGACATTTTCGCTAAAAAGTACCCTACTCAGCGCCCAGGAGATGGGCTCTGGGACGATAATAATCGCCTGTTGGTAGAGTGTGCCGGCATGCTGCACGACATCGGTCACGGACCTTATTCGCATACTTTTGAGCACTTATTTGGCACTAACCACGAAAAGATCGGCCAAAAGATTATTACCGATCCTAATACCGAAATTAACCACGCCCTAAAGCAGGTTGCACCTAACTTTCCCGAACTAGTTGCTAGTGTCATTGCCAAGACTTACCCAAACCCACAAGTGGTTAAAATGATCTCCAGCCAAGCAGATGCCGACCGCATGGATTACCTTGAGCGTGATGCCTACTTTACTGGTGTAACATACGGTGAATTTGACTTATCGCGGATTTTGCAAGAAATCAGACCTTACCAAGACGGAATTTGCTTTACCGCGGGTGGGATGCATGCCGTTGAAGATTATATCGCCTCGCGTTATCAGATGTACCAGCAGGTTTACTTCCACCGGGTCGGTCGCTCAATGGAAGTCTTACTGCAACATCTGCTTGAGCGTGCTAAGACAATTTATCAACAGGGTCATTTGCAAGTAACGCCTAGCTTAGCCCACTTTTTGGCTGGCAGTTGGACGCTTGACGATTATTTAAAATTAGATGACGGCGTAATGGAAACCAACTTCTCCATGTGGACTAAGTCTGGCGACCCCATCCTAGCTGATCTTGCTAACCGCTACCTTTACCGCAAGCCGCTGGCAAGTGTCCGCATTAACCACGAAACCAAAAACCTGCTGCCAAAATTAAAGGACTTAATCAAGCAGGCAGGATTTGACCCCACTTATTACACAGCAACCAATTCCGCATTTGACGAACCCTATGATGCTTATAAGCCATCTGGTAAAAATGCCAACAGCCAAATTGAAATTATGCAGGATGACGGGCAACTTATTGAATTATCGCAATTAAGTCCGCTGGTTCGGGCATTAAATGGCACTATCCAAGGTGATGAAAGGTTCTTCTTCCCGAAAACAATGCTGTCAGTCAGTAATGAACCCCAAATCTTTGATCCCTTATACGAACAATTTCAACGTTATATTAAGAACGGTGAATTGCGCTATTTAAGACGACCAAAAAGAACTACTGAATAAAAAACTGAGCTTTAATAGCTCAGTTTTTTATTTGGTCACATCCACCCATTCACATGGCTGCGTGTATTCTTCTAATTCCGTTAACGTCAACTTAATTGCCGAATTGGGTAATCCAGCTGCCGGATATATCACGTCATGCTTTTTCAAACTTTCATCAAGGTAAACTTTAACTCCTGGCTTAAGTGCAAACGGGCAAACACCACCAACTGGGTGGGCGATTGCCTCTTCTAATTCATCAAATTTAATCATCTTCGCCTTTTGGCCAAAGGTAGCCTTATATTTAGCATTAGCAATTCTGGCACCACCCTCAGTTACGACCACAATTGGTCCCGTTTTAAGCGTAAAGGCCATCGTCTTAGCAATCTGGTTAGGGTCGACATTTAAGACCGCCGCCGCTTCAGCAACAGTTGCCGTCGACTCTTCAAAAACATGGATGCGGTTCTCTAAATGGTACTTTTTAAAATAATTTACAACATTCTCATAGGACATTAATAATTGCCTCCTTGAATTATCTTAAATTATTATGAATTATTATTTAAAATAAGTAAAATAACTTTTTGAGGCAGCTAAGATAAATTTTAGATAAACAAAAACAGCCTGACGCTAACTGTAAACAGGCTGTTTTAATTTTATTTATTTTCTTGATATCTTGTATTAAACAAGGGACTGAGTGGTTCATGACGTTGAATGCACTTAATAGCATCTCCCATCAATGGTCCAACTGAAACTAATAATGTCTTATCCAGTTTCTTTTCAACTGGTTGATTAATTGAATCAGTCAAAACCAAGTTCTTAATTGGTGAGTCATTCAACCGCTTGATAGCTGGTCCTGACAAAACAGCGTGAGTAGCACTAGCGTAAACTTCTGTTGCACCAGCATCAATCAATGCTTGCGCTGCTAAGGTAATAGTTCCCGCAGTATCAATCATATCGTCAATTATAATCGCACGCTTGCCCTTAACGTCGCCGATAATGTTCATTACTTCAGCAACATTGGCACGTGGACGCCGCTTATCCACAATCGCAATCGGTGTACCCAAAAATTCAGCTAACTTCCGTGCTCGTGTAACACCACCGTGGTCAGGAGAAACAACAACTGCATCCTTCTCCAAGTGATTGCTTAAGAAGTAATCAGCTAAAAGTGGCGCACCCATCAAATTATCAACCGGAATATCAAAGAACCCTTGAATTTGTGGTGCGTGCAGGTCAAGCGACAATACTCTTGTTGCCCCTGCTACTTGCAGCATATCAGCAACTAACTTGGCTGTAATTGGCTCCCGCGGCCGAGTTTTACGGTCTTGACGCGCATAACCATAGTAAGGCATAACGATATTGATCGTCTGTGCACTAGCCCGGCGAACGGCATCAATCATAATCAACAGTTCCATCAAGTTATTATTGACTGGCGCACTCGTTGATTGAATCAAATAAACATCTTTGCCACGAACAGATTCATCAATATTAATTTGAATTTCACCATCGCTAAAACGTTGAACACTTGACTTGCTGAGTGGTACACCAACACGCTCAGCAATTTTTTCAGCAAGTGGAACATTCGAATTAAGGGCAAACAACATCATATTGTCTTTATAAGACATAATTTCCTCCGTAAAAACATGCTAACAACTTATTATTTTACCAAAAGTTGCCTGAAAAAGTGACTATCCATACTTTATTATTCAACTTTAATCCACAACATTCAAGTCTCTAAAATTAGAATAGCGCTTAATTGGGCAATTCTTATTATTTTTGCAGATATTAATTAAGCACAATTTTCGCTAAAAAAAGCTTTATCCCTCCAGCTGAAAGATAAAACTTTTTTACTATTTATTTTGCAAAACTTGCCCAACATTACCATGATGCGCAGCTAATAATTTGGCTGCCCCAGCCTTATCAGTTCCTGTCTTAATCATGACAATTGCCAGAGCGACATTATTGTCTGTCTTCTTTAAAGCTGCCAAAGCTTCGTTAATTGAAGCACCAGTAGTAATGTTAATAATCCGGCACGCACGATCAACCAGCTTAGAATTAGTCGGCTGCACGTCAATCATGACATTTTGGTAGACTTTGCCCTGCCGAATCATTACACCAGTTGACAGCATATTCAAAATCATCTTTTGTGCTGTCCCAGACTTCATCCGCGTTGACCCGGTAATAACCTCAGGACCAACAACTGCCTCAATGGTAATGTCAGCATGACAACCAATCACGGAATCAGGAACACAAGCAATCGCAACTCCAAGAGCTCCAACTTGCTTGGCATAATCTAGGCACCCAACCACATACGGCGTTCTGCCGCTGGCAGCTAACCCGATAACCGTGTCAGCTGCCGTCAAATTTAGCTTGCGCAAATCCTGCTCACCAAGTTCAGATGAATCTTCAGCTCCCTCGACAGCATGATACATTGCTTCTTGACCGCCAGCAATTAAGCCAACAGCTCTTTCGGGCTTAATACCATAAGTTGGCACCAATTCAGCAGCATCTAAAACGCCAAGCCGGCCGCTAGTCCCCGCACCAACGTATACCAAGCGGCCACCACGCCCATAACGTTTAGCAGCCTCATCAATTGCCTTAGCAATTGGTTCAACTTGAGTACCAACTGCTTCAGCAACCTTTTGGTCCTCACTATTGATTGTCTTCACCATCTCAATAGTTGACATTGTATCAATATGCGTAGTTGCAGGATTACGTGTTTCGGTTACCAGATTCTTGATTTCCATAATTACCTACTTAGTTTTTACCGTAATAACATTTTGATCTGCACTAACCTTGCCAGGTGTAATGGCAGATATTTGTTCAACGTGATCCATATTAGTCACAATCGTCATCACAACGGGATCTTTACCAGCTGCCTTGACGGCTGCAATATCCATTTGTGCTAAAACAGTCCCGCGTTTAACAGTTTGCCCTTCTTTGACTTTGATTTCAAAAGGAGCACCCTTTAAGTCTACAGTATCTATTCCGAAATGTAACAAGATTTCCAAATTTCCAGCAGTCGTTGTCATTGTAATCGCATGTTTAGTAGCCATTACCGTAACAATTGTGCCGTCAACTGGTGCTACAATCTTGCCATCTTCTGGGATAACAGCATAGCCGTCCCCAACCATTTTTTGTGAAAAAACATCATCGTTAACAGCAGTTAATTCTTCAAGTTCACCACTTACTGGGCTAACAAAGTTAACCGTTGCACTCTGAGATTGACTTACAACTGGTGTTTCCTTAACTGGTTCAACAAGTGAACCGTCTTCATTTTTAGCAACCATTGCAGTCTTAGGAACACCGAAGAAGTAAGTCGCAATAAAACCACCAAGATAAGCGGCAAGAAGACCAATCACATATTTTAACCACATATTGTGGGCAATAAGTGGAATTAAGGCAACGCCTGAAGTCCCAATCGCAATTGCACCAACATTGCCAAAGGCACCTAAGACGGCACCACCGATACCACCACCGATGCAGGCAGTAATGAATGGTCGTCCTAGAGGAAGTGAAACACCATAAATTAATGGCTCACCAACACCCAAGATTCCAACTGGCAAAGCACCCTTGATTAACTTAGTTAATTGCTTGTTCTTACGGCATTTAACCCATAGAGCAATAGCTGCACCAACTTGGCCGCCGCCAGCCATTGCCAAAATTGGCAGCAGCGGTGTGTAACCCATTTTTTGAATCATCTGTAAGTGAATTGGCGTTAGGATCTGGTGCAAGCCCAACATAACCATTGGCAAGAAGACCAATCCTAAAATGAAACCAGCAATTGGTCCACCAACTTTTAATACCCAGTTGATACTGCCAACTAATGAGTTAGAGATCCAACCCGCAATTGGCATGGTAATAAAAATGGTAAACAAGCCCATGATTAATAATGTCAAAAACGGAGTGAAGATAATATCAACCGAGTCCGCAATGTGGCGGTGGAAGTATTTTTCAACATAAGATAATAGCCACACTGACAGCAAAACACCGATAATTCCGCCTTGTCCCGCGGCAAGAGGTTGTTTATCAAAGATGTTGGGAATTGTCACCGGCGGAATAATCCCTGGCAGCATTACAATCCCACCGATAATTCCACCAAGACCTGGTGTTGCGCCAAATTCTTTAGCAGCATTAATCCCAACAAAGATGTTTAGATAAGTAAATAAACCGCTAGACAAAACACCTAACACGGTAATTGCCAATGTCCAGCTTACCG contains these protein-coding regions:
- a CDS encoding YbaK/EbsC family protein, yielding MSYENVVNYFKKYHLENRIHVFEESTATVAEAAAVLNVDPNQIAKTMAFTLKTGPIVVVTEGGARIANAKYKATFGQKAKMIKFDELEEAIAHPVGGVCPFALKPGVKVYLDESLKKHDVIYPAAGLPNSAIKLTLTELEEYTQPCEWVDVTK
- the rpoE gene encoding DNA-directed RNA polymerase subunit delta, giving the protein MGLNDFKDKNRNELSMIEVARAILEDNNKRMAFADIVNAVQKFLGESDEEIRERLPQFYTDMNTNGEFISMGENVWALRSWFPYESVDEEVNHPEDEDEEDTRSHHKKVNAFLASATGSDDIIDYDNDDPEDEDLDATAADDTDDFGDDDEDFGTTTDDEEEELPDGIEGQLSELDDDEDEDEEEE
- a CDS encoding ribose-phosphate diphosphokinase gives rise to the protein MSYKDNMMLFALNSNVPLAEKIAERVGVPLSKSSVQRFSDGEIQINIDESVRGKDVYLIQSTSAPVNNNLMELLIMIDAVRRASAQTINIVMPYYGYARQDRKTRPREPITAKLVADMLQVAGATRVLSLDLHAPQIQGFFDIPVDNLMGAPLLADYFLSNHLEKDAVVVSPDHGGVTRARKLAEFLGTPIAIVDKRRPRANVAEVMNIIGDVKGKRAIIIDDMIDTAGTITLAAQALIDAGATEVYASATHAVLSGPAIKRLNDSPIKNLVLTDSINQPVEKKLDKTLLVSVGPLMGDAIKCIQRHEPLSPLFNTRYQENK
- a CDS encoding HD domain-containing protein — its product is MAEFSSKKLAKEVVLRDPVHGYIHIEDQVILDLLKTKEFQRMRRIKQLGPIAFVFPGATHTRFEHNLGVYELTRRICDIFAKKYPTQRPGDGLWDDNNRLLVECAGMLHDIGHGPYSHTFEHLFGTNHEKIGQKIITDPNTEINHALKQVAPNFPELVASVIAKTYPNPQVVKMISSQADADRMDYLERDAYFTGVTYGEFDLSRILQEIRPYQDGICFTAGGMHAVEDYIASRYQMYQQVYFHRVGRSMEVLLQHLLERAKTIYQQGHLQVTPSLAHFLAGSWTLDDYLKLDDGVMETNFSMWTKSGDPILADLANRYLYRKPLASVRINHETKNLLPKLKDLIKQAGFDPTYYTATNSAFDEPYDAYKPSGKNANSQIEIMQDDGQLIELSQLSPLVRALNGTIQGDERFFFPKTMLSVSNEPQIFDPLYEQFQRYIKNGELRYLRRPKRTTE
- a CDS encoding CTP synthase; its protein translation is MTKYIFVTGGVVSSLGKGITASSLGRLLKNRGLKVTMQKFDPYINIDPGTMNPYQHGEVFVTDDGTEADLDLGHYERIVDVRTSKYSNVTTGKIYKEVLEKERRGDYHGATVQVIPHITDMIKEKIMRAGITTDSDVVISEIGGTVGDIESTPFMEAIRQMRREVGEDNVMYIHCTLVPYLHAAKEMKTKPTQHSVAELRSIGIQPNMLVLRAEMPIDQEHKDKISNFTDVPVDRIIESINAPSLFDLPLDFQKQGMDQKVCDFLHLDSPKQEADMEEWKKLDERAKNLKYTTKITLVGKYVELEDAYISVTDALQHAGYLYNTKIEVDKVQAEDVTEDNIADFMKDSDGLIVPGGFGSRGYEGMITAIKYARENDIPFLGVCLGMQLTTIEFARNVLGIKDANTGEVTPDGKHNVIDIMADKRDEENIGGTLRLGLYPAALKKGTKTAAAYDNQDVIQERHRHRYEFNNEYRDAFEKAGMTIAGVSPDNHLVEVVEITKNKFFVAAQYHPEFLSRPQRPEGLYQAFIGAASGLPAEKF
- a CDS encoding glucose PTS transporter subunit IIA, with product MSSDKYTEMGKEIYAHIGGIENVATLYHCMTRIRIAIRDMNKVDLAGLKKIDGVLGVVESETLEIVLGPGVNTKVAQSMVDAAGVKENDPFPQNATSSQVSSYEQDKSDVMAKANEVHAAHKASLKKTWWRAALQHISAIFIPLIPAFIGAGLISGLSGIMKNMLTAKMLPVSWTLAITVLGVLSSGLFTYLNIFVGINAAKEFGATPGLGGIIGGIVMLPGIIPPVTIPNIFDKQPLAAGQGGIIGVLLSVWLLSYVEKYFHRHIADSVDIIFTPFLTLLIMGLFTIFITMPIAGWISNSLVGSINWVLKVGGPIAGFILGLVFLPMVMLGLHQILTPIHLQMIQKMGYTPLLPILAMAGGGQVGAAIALWVKCRKNKQLTKLIKGALPVGILGVGEPLIYGVSLPLGRPFITACIGGGIGGAVLGAFGNVGAIAIGTSGVALIPLIAHNMWLKYVIGLLAAYLGGFIATYFFGVPKTAMVAKNEDGSLVEPVKETPVVSQSQSATVNFVSPVSGELEELTAVNDDVFSQKMVGDGYAVIPEDGKIVAPVDGTIVTVMATKHAITMTTTAGNLEILLHFGIDTVDLKGAPFEIKVKEGQTVKRGTVLAQMDIAAVKAAGKDPVVMTIVTNMDHVEQISAITPGKVSADQNVITVKTK
- a CDS encoding DUF1934 domain-containing protein is translated as MAKVAVTFTSTIRQEQETESFTKKAVGELRQDGAITRVSYLEDDKIPVKILIKTGDVIIRRQPDEQNYSQLHFRLGEQQACRYVAAGYQMDLTSTTNQIKFFSKNDGSQELRIEYDLFSGLYLVGNYTVTLIFT
- a CDS encoding UDP-N-acetylglucosamine 1-carboxyvinyltransferase; its protein translation is MKQMIIHGGKPLQGDVWIGGAKNSTVALIPASILSRTPVTLEGVPRIADVDNLMDLLSEMDVESDFNETTLHINPVNIKMSPLPSGKIKSLRASYYFMGALLGRFGKAVVGFPGGDDIGPRPIDQHIKGFEALGACVKNENDQITIKSPEDGLHGATIHLKMPSVGATMNIIMASVTAHGQTVIDNAAKEPEIIDLATFLNNMGAIIRGAGTDTIRIEGVEQLRAQTPHTIIPDRIEAGTYISLAGCMGNGIRIHNIIEEHLDSYLAKVEEMGVVIDADEDSLFVYPAGELRMTQIKTAAYPGFATDLQQPVTPLLLTAKNGEGVIIDRIYPKRIGHIEQLRKMGADIKAEDDIILVYPTKQLHGATVAAGEIRAGACLMIAGLMADGTTVINNAGNILRGYDRVQEKLRLLGADVTIQDVPEK
- the murQ gene encoding N-acetylmuramic acid 6-phosphate etherase, translating into MEIKNLVTETRNPATTHIDTMSTIEMVKTINSEDQKVAEAVGTQVEPIAKAIDEAAKRYGRGGRLVYVGAGTSGRLGVLDAAELVPTYGIKPERAVGLIAGGQEAMYHAVEGAEDSSELGEQDLRKLNLTAADTVIGLAASGRTPYVVGCLDYAKQVGALGVAIACVPDSVIGCHADITIEAVVGPEVITGSTRMKSGTAQKMILNMLSTGVMIRQGKVYQNVMIDVQPTNSKLVDRACRIINITTGASINEALAALKKTDNNVALAIVMIKTGTDKAGAAKLLAAHHGNVGQVLQNK
- a CDS encoding C69 family dipeptidase, whose product is MKQTECTTILVGKDASLDGSTMIARSEDGGRTIIPEGFEVITPNKQPKHYESVISHQKIDDDDLLANPLRYTSAPDVSGESGIWAAAGINSDNVAMTATETITTNSRIQGIDPLTAEGGLGEEDFVTLTLPYLHSALDGVKRVSYLLEKYGTYEMNGMAFADKDEIWYLETIGGHHWIARRIPDDAYVIAPNRLNIDEFHFGQEGFMASNDLEDLIAEYHLNPDREGYNMRHIFGSSTIKDAHYNNPRAWFVHNYFDPEFGGKPSDQDQPFICHANRKISIEDIEWVESSHYQDTPYDPYGTGTDAEKKTFRSIALNRNFETHILQVRNDVPAEIAGVQWLAFGPNSFNCMVPFYTNISTTPASYQTGAKFDLNKIFWLNKLTAQLGDTNFKVYGELETDFEQKSQSECHMIQHETDKKAKDLSGQELTDLLDQANQKMADQVYNNTIELLGNMVDEGHSLMTLKYDLLD